The DNA segment TCCAGCTGGGCCCGCGCGGCCATCTGCTGGGCGAACAGCGTGGTCTGGATCCCGTGGAAGAGTCCCTCCAGCCAGCCCACCAGCTGGGCCTGCGCGATACGCAGCTCGGCGTCGCTCGGGGTGACGTCGTCGGTGAACGGCAGCGACAGCCGTTCCAGTTCCTCGACCAGCTCCGGCGCCAGACCGTCCTCCAACTCCTTCACCGAGCTGGCGTGGATCTCCCTCAGCCGGACCCGGCTGGCCTCGTCGAGGGGAGCGGCGCGCACCTCCTCCAGGAGCTGCTTGATCATGCTGCCGATCCGCATGACCTTGGCGGGCTGCTCGACCTGCTCGGTGACCGGAATCTCGCGGGAATCGTCGTCCCCGCCACCTCCGCCGAGCGCCATCCCGTCCTGGCCCACCACGAGGATCTGGGGATTCTTGGGCGACCGTTCGTTCCTCGGCATCTCCATGCCGTCATTCTCTCGCACCCGCCCACCTCACCACCGTGGCGCCCCCCGGCGCAGCGGATCCGCGGGTTAGACCCGTCGGCCCAATCCGGAATGCCCCAGGAGGCCCGCGATGTGACGCTGTTCCCGTCGGTTCATCATCGATCACGCGCTCACGCCAGCTGGGCTCCGGGAGGTCACCGACGTGACTCCATGGCTGCGACTCACCCACCCCTGTCTGCGGCTGCTGCTCGTCCTCACGGCGGCCCTGCCCGCCTACGGCACCGCCGCCGCGTGCGCCGCCGAGGCCGGCCGCCCGCACTCCCCCACCGCGGGCCGCCCCGCCGCCACGCCCTCGGTCGCGCCCTCGTCCGCACCCTCCGGCCACCCGGGCGGTGCCGGGGGATCCGCGGCGGCCGCGAACGCCGCCGCTTCCGGTCACTCCGGACACGATCACCAGGACCGCCCGGGACACGACGGCGCCGGCCCCCAGCACCCGGACGCGCCCTCCGGCGCGGCCTCCGCCTCGTACAGCGTGCCGTCCGGCGAGCCTTCCCGGGCGGGCAGCGGGGCCGGTGAGGGGAGGCTGCGCCCGGGGCGGCAGGACGGGCCCTGGGCCCAGGTGGAGGGCGAGGAGGACTCCGTCCCCGACTCCGCCGCCGCGCGGCCCGCGGAACCGGAGACCGCGGAGACCCCGACGGCCGCCCGGCCGACCGAGGAGGCGGGCCTCGACCCCACACCGGGGCAGTCGGCCGACCGCAACGCCGCCCGGCAGACCGAGACCGCGGGCGAGCCGACCCTGCGCATCCTGCCGCTCGGCAGCGGGCTCGTCCTCATCGGCCTGGGTCTCGGCCTGGCCTTCCTGGGGCTGCGGCTGCGCAGGGGCTGAGCCCCGGGCCCGGGCGGTCCGCTACGGGGCCACGAGCAGCACCTTGCCGATGTGGCCGCTCTCCTCCACCACCCGGTGCGCCTCGGCGGCCCGCTCCATCGGCAGCTCACGGTCCACCACCGGGCGTACCCGCCCCGCGGCGAGCAGCGGCCAGACGTGTTCGCGGACCGCGGCGACGATGGCCG comes from the Streptomyces sp. SUK 48 genome and includes:
- a CDS encoding bacterial proteasome activator family protein yields the protein MEMPRNERSPKNPQILVVGQDGMALGGGGGDDDSREIPVTEQVEQPAKVMRIGSMIKQLLEEVRAAPLDEASRVRLREIHASSVKELEDGLAPELVEELERLSLPFTDDVTPSDAELRIAQAQLVGWLEGLFHGIQTTLFAQQMAARAQLEQMRRALPPGVAGPEGDDQHMGGHSGGPYL